In Mytilus trossulus isolate FHL-02 chromosome 14, PNRI_Mtr1.1.1.hap1, whole genome shotgun sequence, a genomic segment contains:
- the LOC134696840 gene encoding uncharacterized protein LOC134696840, whose product MCQKIVGSENHVKNLRLMNTVRDNMTSENFTTYITSGSFGEGLEMRGSDLDVMHVIKEMEVYENVQTSLNSNVLYLSMETDDVKAGFAQLQVKQNHSPGQIESFEEHNGKHYFSSTLFKQAVKHNSNSVIHGPCISDKDGTYDHAVCLHCKTWISQASQWITRSNNSWPSYKVKQSVIKHGVLFVPVGVKESPKENIEWRISFSVGEKFLIHTFTHTQLLCYALLKILLKDVISTYTECEDLLSSYFLKTIIFWISEELPQSIWKPENLIHCFKRCLSRLISSVDYSICLHYFIPENNLFENKIEGRARRILLDKLYKLHSYEWRCLLFSDQLSNFQVSMWMNPIESHTLHTIEVAKTIKSKLLYFAINMNYVFEDDIDVHKRGIHQTVSCHQSSLKYLNTHCLSVFCGQYAQHVQLNSSRKNNKHQHKQYKSCLCTIMQNVYHDSVSGWLMLASFFYKVQQYGNALHIIAYSISKCTPEKVCRLMDLSGSHFRSSDLQLSKKTSIVQLWKIILIDNLKFTRNSRLIPNELQMEVENGSYRISSIEYIFFSKNVMSLSSQ is encoded by the coding sequence ATGTGTCAGAAAATAGTTGGATCAGAGAATCATGTTAAAAATTTGAGATTGATGAATACTGTCAGGGATAATATGACGAGCGAAAATTTTACTACCTATATTACAAGTGGAAGTTTTGGTGAAGGACTTGAGATGAGAGGTAGTGATTTAGATGTAATGCATGTAATCAAAGAGATGGAGGTCTATGAAAACGTCCAAACGtctttaaattcaaatgttttatatttgtcaatggAAACAGATGATGTAAAAGCTGGTTTCGCTCAGTTGCAAGTTAAACAAAATCATAGTCCAGGTCAAATTGAATCCTTTGAAGAACATAATGGAAAACATTACTTTTCGAGCACATTATTTAAACAAGCAGTCAAGCATAATTCAAATAGTGTTATACATGGGCCATGTATATCTGACAAAGACGGAACATATGACCATGCCGTGTGCTTACATTGTAAAACATGGATATCACAAGCATCACAGTGGATAACAAGATCAAATAACTCATGGCCAAGTTACAAGGTCAAACAAAGTGTTATAAAACAtggagtactttttgtaccagTAGGAGTAAAGGAATCACCAAAAGAGAATATAGAATGGCGAATTTCTTTTTCTGTTGGTGAAAAATTTCTTATTCATACTTTTACACATACACAACTGTTATGCTATGCCCTCCTGAAAATTCTTTTGAAAGATGTAATATCAACCTACACCGAATGTGAAGATTTACTCTCTTCATActtcttgaaaacaattattttctgGATATCAGAAGAATTACCACAATCCATATGGAAACCAGAAAATCTTATACATTGTTTTAAGCGATGTTTAAGTAGACTGATTTCTTCTGTTGACTATTCAATTTGTTTACATTACTTCATTCCAGAAAACAACTTGTTTGAGAACAAAATAGAGGGACGCGCTCGTAGAATACTAttagataaactttataaacTGCATAGTTACGAATGGCGATGCTTGTTATTTTCAGATCAATTATCTAACTTTCAGGTATCAATGTGGATGAATCCAATCGAATCACATACATTGCATACTATCGAGGTAGCAAAaactattaaatcaaaattattatattttgctATTAATATGAATTATGTTTTTGAGGATGACATTGATGTTCACAAAAGAGGAATACATCAGACAGTTTCCTGTCACCAATCTTCACTAAAATACTTGAATACACACTGCTTGTCAGTGTTTTGTGGACAATATGCGCAGCATGTTCAACTGAATAGttctagaaaaaataataaacatcaacacaaacaatacaaatcctGTCTTTGTACTATCATGCAAAATGTTTATCATGACAGTGTTTCTGGATGGCTGATGTTAGCTTCGTTTTTCTATAAAGTACAACAATATGGTAATGCTTTACACATCATCGCATATTCGATATCGAAATGTACCCCCGAAAAAGTATGCCGCTTAATGGATTTGTCGGGTAGTCATTTTCGAAGTTCCGACTTGCAATTATCCAAGAAAACAAGTATTGTACAATTGTGGAAAATAATTCTTATAGATAATCTGAAATTTACAAGGAATTCTCGGCTAATACCAAATGAACTTCAAATGGAAGTGGAAAATGGTTCTTATCGTATTTCTTCTATagagtatatatttttttctaaaaatgttatGTCATTATCATCTCAGTAA